A single genomic interval of Bacillus smithii harbors:
- a CDS encoding anti-sigma-F factor Fin family protein, translating into MAIHYYCRHCGIKLGSLEKHIISSEKLGLHKLADHERKEMVQYESNGDISIKSICEDCQESLERYPDFHQNDYLIH; encoded by the coding sequence ATGGCTATTCATTATTATTGCCGGCATTGCGGCATTAAACTGGGCAGTTTGGAAAAACATATTATTAGCAGTGAAAAGCTAGGTCTTCATAAACTTGCGGACCATGAACGAAAAGAGATGGTTCAATATGAAAGTAATGGCGATATTTCTATAAAGTCTATTTGTGAAGATTGCCAGGAATCGCTTGAACGATATCCGGATTTTCACCAAAATGATTATCTTATACATTGA
- a CDS encoding 50S ribosomal protein L25/general stress protein Ctc: MSAVLEVKRRNDLRKSTLNKLRREGNIPAVIYGKGLENQAVYVSRTDLLKTIKEVGRNGIITLNIDDREQSAVLHDYQEDTLTGEMIHADFFAVDPSTEISAEVVVELKGEAPGVKDGGVLQQPLFELTVKGKVTDIPDAIQVDVSQLQVGDTITVGDIKEHYPFEIQHGDEETIVSILAPRQEEEISTGEQQEPGIPENEEGRETPASKESEG; this comes from the coding sequence ATGAGTGCAGTACTAGAAGTGAAAAGACGGAATGACTTGAGAAAATCGACATTAAATAAACTTCGGCGTGAAGGAAACATACCGGCCGTTATATATGGAAAGGGATTAGAAAATCAAGCGGTTTACGTAAGCAGAACAGATTTGCTAAAAACGATTAAAGAAGTGGGAAGGAATGGAATAATCACCTTAAATATTGATGATCGTGAGCAGAGCGCTGTTTTACACGACTATCAAGAAGATACGCTCACAGGCGAAATGATTCATGCTGACTTTTTTGCTGTCGATCCTTCCACGGAAATCTCCGCTGAAGTTGTGGTGGAATTAAAAGGGGAAGCTCCAGGTGTAAAAGATGGCGGTGTTTTGCAGCAGCCGTTATTTGAATTGACTGTAAAAGGCAAAGTGACCGATATACCGGATGCCATTCAAGTGGACGTTTCCCAATTGCAAGTCGGTGATACGATTACCGTAGGAGATATAAAAGAACATTATCCATTTGAGATTCAGCACGGCGATGAAGAGACGATTGTCTCTATCTTGGCTCCGCGTCAAGAAGAAGAAATCAGCACCGGCGAACAACAAGAGCCTGGCATACCGGAAAATGAAGAAGGAAGGGAAACACCGGCAAGCAAAGAAAGCGAAGGTTAA
- the pth gene encoding aminoacyl-tRNA hydrolase, protein MKLIAGLGNPGEKYRGTRHNIGFDVIDELAHRLQSPLTTAKHKGIYTIVRSGGHQLLLLKPLTYMNLSGESIAEVMRYYKIDIENLLVVYDDLDLPPGKIRLRQKGSAGGHNGIKSVIQHTGTEQFKRIRIGIGRPDGNNTVIDYVLGKFDKEQQLIMNEAVKKSADACLEWLEKPFPEVMNQFNS, encoded by the coding sequence ATAAAATTAATAGCGGGGCTTGGAAATCCCGGTGAAAAGTATAGAGGAACAAGACATAATATTGGATTTGATGTGATAGACGAGCTTGCGCATCGATTGCAATCTCCATTGACAACTGCGAAGCACAAAGGAATTTATACGATTGTACGGTCAGGCGGGCATCAATTGTTGCTGCTCAAACCTCTTACTTATATGAATTTGTCAGGGGAAAGCATTGCTGAAGTCATGCGTTACTATAAGATAGATATCGAGAATTTATTGGTTGTGTATGATGATTTAGATCTTCCGCCCGGAAAAATTCGCTTGCGCCAAAAAGGGAGCGCAGGTGGGCATAATGGCATAAAATCAGTCATACAACATACAGGTACAGAACAATTTAAAAGGATTCGGATTGGCATTGGACGCCCTGACGGAAATAATACGGTTATTGATTATGTATTAGGAAAGTTTGACAAAGAGCAGCAGTTGATCATGAATGAAGCCGTTAAAAAGAGTGCGGATGCTTGCCTTGAATGGTTAGAGAAGCCATTTCCCGAAGTCATGAACCAGTTTAACTCCTGA
- the mfd gene encoding transcription-repair coupling factor, whose product MLKNLENLLLTNDEIQSITQGVEIGLSEQLIAGLSGSARSLLISSVYHKTNRPTLVVTHNLLQAQKLYDDLIQSIPENEVYLYAANELIAAEISIASPELKAQRIEMLNHLTTSTKGVYIVPVAGLRKIFPPKDVWKRFQKMLSVGDEVDLDSFLQELVVMGYERADMVNTPGEFSLRGGILDIYPLTTPDPIRIEFFDTEIDSIRTFSIEDQRSIENLKEVSIGPFSEMPLDRDQLVIVGDRLQTALANSLKKVKNEKTKELLTQNIGNDVERLKTGSLPDQMAKYIAIAYEHPASLVDYLSDRGIVFFDELSRINEMNDSLEKEEAEWYTSLIEEGQMVHDLQVSHSLADILSSIKTPRLYFSLFLRHIPHTNPQNIVNLSCKPMQNFHGQMNVLKAETERWKHGKYTVVFLCSSKERMKKFQSDLEEYEIEASLLEEEENLFIGNHQILYGNLQTGFELPSLRLAVITEEELFNKKVKQSKRRQKLSNAERIKSYSELNVGDYVVHVNHGIGKYLGIKTLEINGVHKDYLHIKYQGTDQLYVPVDQIDLVQKYIASEGKEPKIYKLGGSEWKRVKKKVQSSVQDIADDLIKLYAEREASKGYAFSPDGDLQREFEAAFPYQETEDQLRSIQEIKRDMERERPMDRLLCGDVGYGKTEVALRAAFKAIMDGKQVAMLVPTTILAQQHYETMKERFRGYPINIGMLSRFRTRKQIQETIKGIKNGTIDIVVGTHRLLSKDVQYHDLGLLIVDEEQRFGVTHKERIKQLKTNVDVLTLTATPIPRTLHMSMLGVRDLSIIETPPENRFPVQTYVMEYNGTVVREAIERELARDGQVFFLYNRVEDIERKAEEISLLVPDARVTYAHGQMTESELEDVILSFLEGEYDVLVTTTIIETGVDIPNVNTLIVYDADRMGLSQLYQLRGRVGRSNRIAYAYFMYRKDKVLSETAEKRLQSIKEFTELGSGFKIAMRDLSIRGAGNLLGPQQHGFIDSVGFDLYSQMLKEAIEERKGITVEEKPPVFEVELDIDAYIPDAYIPDGQQKIEMYKRFRALETLEEVAELQEEMVDRFGEYPKEVEYLFRVAEMKIFAKDVHLESIKQTKNEVTILVSEKGTPLLDGSKVVELCQTYGRMMGYGMDGYKLKITMNIKNVPVEKWFSIAYNIIQNLKEAKKKAS is encoded by the coding sequence ATGTTAAAAAATTTAGAAAATTTACTTCTTACTAATGATGAAATTCAATCCATCACTCAAGGTGTAGAAATAGGGCTTTCAGAGCAGCTTATTGCCGGATTATCAGGCTCTGCGCGCTCTTTGCTCATCTCTTCCGTATATCACAAGACGAACCGTCCGACATTGGTCGTGACCCATAATTTGCTGCAAGCGCAAAAACTGTATGACGATCTTATTCAAAGCATCCCTGAAAACGAAGTGTATTTATATGCGGCCAATGAACTGATTGCGGCGGAAATCTCTATTGCGAGTCCAGAGTTAAAAGCCCAAAGGATTGAAATGTTGAATCATTTAACGACAAGCACTAAAGGTGTGTATATCGTACCGGTAGCCGGTTTGCGAAAGATCTTTCCTCCAAAAGATGTTTGGAAGAGATTTCAAAAGATGCTTTCTGTCGGGGATGAAGTAGATTTAGACAGCTTTTTGCAAGAATTGGTCGTAATGGGTTATGAACGAGCCGATATGGTGAACACCCCAGGCGAGTTTAGTTTAAGGGGAGGCATATTAGATATCTACCCGTTGACAACCCCTGATCCCATTAGGATCGAATTTTTTGACACGGAAATTGATTCGATTCGCACGTTTTCCATTGAAGACCAACGTTCCATAGAAAATTTAAAGGAAGTCAGCATTGGCCCGTTTTCCGAAATGCCGCTCGATCGTGATCAATTGGTGATAGTGGGCGATAGGCTTCAAACAGCGCTGGCAAACAGCTTGAAAAAGGTGAAGAATGAAAAAACAAAAGAACTTCTCACTCAAAATATTGGAAATGATGTTGAGAGATTAAAAACAGGCAGCCTTCCAGATCAAATGGCCAAATATATAGCGATTGCTTATGAACATCCTGCAAGTTTAGTAGATTATCTTTCGGACAGAGGAATCGTGTTTTTTGATGAGTTAAGCCGAATTAATGAAATGAATGACTCGCTGGAAAAAGAGGAAGCAGAATGGTATACGTCACTCATTGAAGAAGGTCAAATGGTACATGACTTGCAAGTGTCCCATTCGCTAGCGGACATCTTGTCATCGATAAAGACGCCACGGCTTTATTTTTCTTTGTTTTTAAGGCATATTCCTCATACCAATCCGCAAAATATTGTGAATTTGTCTTGCAAACCAATGCAAAACTTTCATGGCCAAATGAATGTCTTAAAGGCGGAAACGGAACGATGGAAACATGGAAAATATACAGTTGTCTTTTTGTGTTCCAGCAAAGAACGAATGAAAAAATTCCAAAGTGATTTAGAAGAGTATGAGATTGAAGCTTCATTGCTGGAGGAAGAAGAGAATCTGTTTATCGGCAATCATCAAATTCTATATGGGAATTTGCAAACGGGGTTTGAACTTCCTTCTTTGCGGCTTGCCGTGATTACAGAAGAAGAATTATTTAATAAAAAGGTAAAACAGTCCAAGAGAAGGCAAAAACTTTCGAATGCCGAGAGGATAAAAAGCTATTCGGAATTAAACGTCGGGGATTATGTGGTCCATGTGAATCATGGGATCGGAAAATATTTGGGGATTAAAACATTGGAGATCAACGGAGTCCATAAAGATTATCTCCATATTAAGTATCAGGGAACGGATCAATTATATGTACCGGTTGATCAAATTGACTTAGTTCAAAAGTATATTGCTTCCGAAGGAAAAGAACCGAAGATTTACAAGCTAGGAGGCAGCGAGTGGAAGCGGGTTAAAAAGAAAGTACAATCGTCTGTTCAAGATATAGCCGACGATTTGATCAAGCTTTATGCAGAAAGAGAAGCATCAAAAGGATATGCTTTTTCTCCTGATGGCGACTTGCAGCGGGAGTTTGAAGCGGCTTTCCCTTATCAGGAGACGGAGGATCAATTGCGCTCTATTCAAGAAATTAAACGGGATATGGAAAGAGAACGGCCGATGGATCGATTGTTGTGCGGAGACGTTGGATATGGAAAAACGGAGGTAGCTCTAAGAGCGGCTTTCAAAGCAATTATGGACGGAAAACAGGTGGCTATGCTTGTTCCCACCACGATATTAGCGCAGCAGCATTATGAAACGATGAAAGAGCGCTTTCGAGGATATCCGATCAATATTGGAATGTTAAGCCGTTTTCGAACACGAAAACAAATTCAAGAAACCATCAAAGGAATTAAAAATGGAACGATTGATATTGTAGTCGGCACGCATCGGCTATTGTCCAAGGATGTTCAATACCATGATCTAGGCTTGCTGATTGTCGATGAAGAACAACGTTTCGGAGTGACGCATAAAGAGCGGATCAAGCAATTAAAAACGAATGTAGATGTATTAACGCTAACGGCTACCCCTATTCCTAGAACACTGCATATGTCGATGTTAGGCGTAAGAGATTTATCGATCATCGAGACTCCTCCTGAAAACCGGTTCCCGGTTCAAACGTACGTGATGGAGTATAACGGAACGGTTGTCAGAGAAGCGATTGAAAGAGAATTGGCGCGGGACGGACAAGTTTTCTTCCTTTATAACCGAGTAGAAGATATTGAGCGGAAAGCGGAGGAAATATCTTTACTTGTGCCGGATGCGCGCGTTACGTATGCCCACGGACAAATGACCGAGTCTGAGCTGGAAGATGTCATTTTAAGCTTTCTGGAAGGCGAATACGATGTGTTGGTGACAACAACCATTATTGAGACGGGAGTCGATATCCCAAATGTCAATACACTAATTGTATATGATGCCGACCGGATGGGGTTATCGCAGCTATACCAATTAAGAGGCCGAGTGGGCCGATCCAACCGAATCGCTTATGCTTATTTTATGTATCGAAAAGATAAAGTTCTTTCAGAAACGGCAGAAAAGCGTCTGCAATCGATCAAAGAGTTTACGGAATTGGGATCGGGATTTAAAATCGCAATGCGCGATTTGTCGATTCGGGGAGCAGGAAATTTATTAGGCCCTCAGCAACATGGATTCATTGATTCAGTGGGATTCGATCTATATTCGCAAATGTTGAAAGAAGCGATTGAAGAAAGAAAAGGAATCACTGTGGAAGAAAAACCGCCTGTTTTTGAAGTGGAACTGGATATCGATGCTTATATTCCGGATGCTTATATTCCAGACGGACAGCAAAAAATTGAAATGTACAAACGGTTCCGTGCTCTTGAAACGTTGGAAGAAGTGGCTGAATTGCAAGAGGAAATGGTCGATCGTTTTGGTGAATATCCGAAAGAAGTAGAATATTTATTCCGAGTGGCGGAAATGAAAATCTTTGCGAAAGACGTTCATTTAGAGTCCATTAAGCAGACAAAAAATGAAGTGACGATTCTAGTCAGTGAAAAAGGGACACCGCTTTTAGACGGATCAAAAGTAGTAGAATTATGCCAAACATACGGTCGGATGATGGGATATGGAATGGACGGGTATAAATTAAAAATTACGATGAATATTAAAAATGTTCCTGTAGAAAAATGGTTTTCTATTGCTTACAACATTATTCAAAATTTAAAAGAAGCAAAAAAGAAAGCCTCTTGA
- a CDS encoding ribose-phosphate diphosphokinase, producing MYNQYLDPNLKIFALNSNRALAEEIANFVGVELGKCSVKRFSDGEIQINIEESIRGCDVYVIQSTSSPVNDNLMELLIMIDALKRASARTVNLVIPYYGYARQDRKARAREPITAKLVANLLEKAGATRVITLDLHAPQIQGFFDIPIDHLMGVKILADYFKKKQFDDDIVIVSPDHGGVTRARKMAERMKAPIAIIDKRRPKPNVAEVMNIVGNIEGKIAILIDDIIDTAGTITLGANALVENGAKEVYACCTHPVLSGPAIDRIQNSNIRELVVTNSIALPEEKKIDKIVELSVAPLMGEAIIRVHEDQSVSMLFD from the coding sequence ATGTATAACCAGTATTTAGATCCAAATTTGAAAATCTTTGCCCTCAATTCCAACAGGGCATTGGCAGAAGAAATTGCCAATTTTGTCGGAGTGGAGCTTGGAAAGTGTTCTGTTAAACGTTTCAGCGACGGAGAAATCCAAATTAATATTGAGGAAAGTATTCGTGGATGCGATGTCTATGTCATTCAGTCAACCAGTTCTCCGGTGAATGATAATCTGATGGAACTGTTAATTATGATCGATGCCTTAAAACGGGCTTCTGCCAGAACGGTGAATCTTGTGATTCCTTATTACGGTTATGCACGACAAGATCGAAAAGCGCGCGCTCGTGAACCGATTACAGCAAAATTAGTGGCAAATTTATTGGAAAAAGCCGGTGCGACCCGTGTCATCACATTGGATTTGCATGCCCCGCAAATTCAAGGATTCTTTGACATTCCTATCGATCATTTAATGGGAGTTAAAATTTTAGCCGATTATTTCAAAAAGAAACAGTTCGACGACGATATTGTGATTGTTTCCCCTGACCATGGCGGTGTTACACGCGCTCGAAAAATGGCGGAACGCATGAAAGCACCGATTGCCATTATTGACAAACGTCGTCCAAAACCAAATGTTGCTGAAGTCATGAATATCGTGGGAAATATTGAAGGGAAAATTGCTATTTTAATAGATGACATCATTGATACAGCTGGTACAATTACATTAGGAGCAAACGCCCTTGTAGAAAACGGGGCTAAAGAAGTGTATGCATGCTGTACACATCCGGTATTATCCGGGCCGGCGATTGATCGGATTCAAAATTCCAATATCCGGGAACTTGTTGTAACCAACTCTATTGCTCTTCCCGAGGAAAAGAAAATCGATAAAATCGTGGAACTTTCCGTTGCACCATTAATGGGTGAGGCCATTATTCGTGTTCATGAAGATCAATCTGTCAGCATGCTGTTTGATTAA